A window from Thiomonas sp. FB-Cd encodes these proteins:
- a CDS encoding class I SAM-dependent DNA methyltransferase — MQWIAPSERDTSNATLEKYLWDSADQFRANSSLKPQEYSGPILGLIFLRFAEVRFAAQRAKLNATASSSRRGSRLDEPAAYHAEGVLFLAPEARYDYLLGLPEFEQIGAKVNDAMRAIEKHNPQLAAVLPKTYNLFTSTLLKELLKKVSEVPATVDYDAFGRIYEYFLGEFARTEGQKGGEFYTPSSIVRLLTEVIEPFHGRILDPACGSGGMFVQSARFVAEHQKNPAAELAICGVEKTDETGRLCRLNLAVHGLEGDIRHGGNVNSYYDDPHSATGQFDFVLANPPFNVNAVDKERLKDMVGAGRRFPFGLPRTDNANYLWIQLFYSSLNAKGRTGFVMANSASDARSSEQEIRQKLIEARAVDVMVAVGPNMFYTVTLPCTLWFLDKGKAKTPRADTVLFIDARHIYRQVDRAHRDWTAAQIGFMANLVRLYRGETLDFTLGGDEAEAKIKAVFGDQAAYADVPGLCKAATLEEIEAQGWSLNPGRYVGVAPGETVSDEDFKAQLETLNEELELLNAQARELEQTIAANVAGILEA, encoded by the coding sequence ATGCAGTGGATTGCCCCTTCTGAAAGAGATACTTCCAACGCCACCCTGGAAAAGTACCTGTGGGACTCGGCCGACCAGTTCCGCGCGAACTCCAGCCTCAAGCCGCAGGAATACTCTGGCCCCATTCTGGGGCTGATCTTCTTGCGCTTTGCCGAGGTGCGGTTTGCCGCGCAGCGCGCCAAGCTGAACGCCACGGCCAGTTCTTCCCGGCGTGGCAGTCGGCTCGACGAACCTGCGGCCTATCACGCTGAAGGCGTGCTCTTCCTCGCCCCCGAGGCGCGCTACGACTATCTGCTCGGTCTTCCCGAGTTCGAGCAAATCGGCGCCAAGGTCAACGACGCGATGCGCGCGATCGAGAAACACAACCCGCAGCTTGCCGCCGTGCTGCCCAAGACCTACAACCTGTTCACCAGTACCCTACTCAAGGAGTTGCTCAAGAAGGTGTCTGAGGTGCCGGCCACTGTCGACTACGACGCCTTCGGCCGCATCTACGAATATTTCCTCGGCGAGTTCGCCCGCACCGAAGGCCAGAAGGGCGGCGAGTTCTACACGCCCTCCAGCATCGTGCGCCTGCTCACCGAAGTCATCGAACCCTTCCATGGCCGCATCCTCGATCCCGCCTGCGGCTCCGGCGGCATGTTCGTGCAGTCGGCGCGCTTCGTCGCCGAGCACCAGAAAAACCCCGCCGCCGAACTCGCGATCTGCGGCGTCGAAAAAACCGACGAAACCGGCCGTCTGTGCCGCCTCAACCTCGCCGTGCATGGGCTGGAAGGCGACATCCGCCACGGCGGCAACGTCAACAGCTACTACGACGACCCGCACAGCGCCACCGGCCAGTTCGACTTCGTCCTCGCCAACCCGCCGTTCAACGTCAACGCCGTGGACAAGGAACGCCTGAAAGACATGGTCGGCGCTGGCAGACGATTCCCCTTCGGCTTGCCGCGCACCGACAACGCCAATTACCTTTGGATTCAGCTCTTCTATTCGTCGCTGAACGCGAAAGGCCGCACCGGTTTCGTCATGGCCAACTCCGCCTCCGACGCCCGCTCGTCCGAACAGGAAATCCGGCAGAAGCTGATCGAAGCGCGAGCCGTGGATGTCATGGTCGCCGTCGGCCCCAATATGTTCTACACCGTCACGCTGCCGTGCACGCTGTGGTTTCTGGATAAGGGCAAGGCCAAAACCCCGCGCGCCGACACCGTGCTGTTCATCGACGCCCGCCACATCTACCGGCAAGTGGATCGCGCCCACCGCGACTGGACCGCCGCGCAGATCGGCTTCATGGCAAACCTGGTGCGGCTGTATCGCGGCGAGACGCTGGACTTCACGCTCGGCGGCGACGAGGCCGAGGCGAAGATCAAGGCTGTCTTCGGCGACCAAGCCGCCTACGCCGACGTGCCCGGCCTGTGCAAGGCAGCGACGCTCGAAGAGATCGAAGCCCAAGGCTGGTCGCTGAACCCCGGCCGCTACGTCGGCGTCGCGCCGGGCGAGACCGTCAGCGATGAAGATTTCAAGGCGCAACTCGAAACGCTGAACGAGGAACTCGAATTGCTGAATGCGCAGGCGCGGGAACTGGAGCAGACGATCGCTGCGAATGTGGCGGGAATTCTGGAGGCGTGA
- a CDS encoding restriction endonuclease subunit S, whose product MSVADWKPAKLDELGFVGRGKSRHRPRNAAFLYGGRYPFFQTGDIKAANFYLTDYSQTYSDDGLAQSKLWKPGTLCITIAANIAESAILGVEGCFPDSVVGFVADPDKADVRFIKYYMETLKLRMQNVSHGATQDNLSVDKLLSFDFLVPPLPIQKRIAGILSAYDEIIENSQRRIKILETMARALYREWFVHFRFPGHENHPRVASPLGEIPQGWEMKTVADAFVISGGGTPSRKEDEFWTNGTIQWYSPSDLTRAGTMFIDDSSDHITERGLAQSSARMFPARCVMLTSRATIGAIAINTYPACTNQGFITCLPNEQVPLYYLFHWLTENVQTFQRMASGATFKEISRGVFKTIDFLQPPDELVGRFETLAAPMAEQVLALQRQIQNLRRTRDLLLPRLLSGQIDVETLA is encoded by the coding sequence ATGTCGGTTGCTGACTGGAAACCAGCCAAGCTGGACGAACTCGGCTTCGTTGGCCGTGGTAAATCTCGGCATCGGCCGCGAAACGCCGCATTTCTTTACGGCGGTCGCTATCCATTCTTCCAAACGGGCGACATTAAGGCGGCCAATTTCTACCTGACAGATTACTCGCAGACATACAGCGACGACGGGTTGGCACAAAGCAAACTTTGGAAGCCGGGAACTCTCTGCATCACGATTGCGGCCAACATTGCAGAGAGCGCAATACTAGGCGTCGAAGGGTGTTTCCCAGACAGTGTCGTAGGGTTCGTTGCCGACCCTGACAAGGCCGACGTCCGCTTCATCAAGTACTACATGGAGACTCTCAAGCTCCGGATGCAAAACGTTTCGCACGGCGCCACTCAGGACAACTTGAGTGTGGACAAGCTGCTGTCCTTTGACTTTCTCGTGCCTCCTCTCCCTATCCAGAAACGCATCGCGGGCATCCTGTCGGCCTATGACGAGATCATCGAAAATAGCCAGCGGCGCATCAAGATTCTGGAGACGATGGCCCGCGCCCTTTACCGCGAGTGGTTCGTCCACTTCCGCTTCCCCGGCCATGAAAACCACCCTCGCGTCGCTTCCCCCCTTGGCGAGATTCCGCAGGGGTGGGAGATGAAAACGGTTGCGGACGCATTCGTAATTTCCGGCGGCGGCACGCCCTCAAGGAAGGAAGATGAGTTTTGGACGAACGGCACGATTCAGTGGTATTCACCATCTGACCTGACCCGAGCAGGCACGATGTTCATCGACGATTCCAGTGACCACATTACTGAACGCGGGTTAGCGCAGAGTTCTGCGCGTATGTTCCCGGCTCGCTGCGTGATGCTTACCAGTCGTGCCACCATCGGCGCAATCGCAATCAACACGTATCCTGCGTGCACCAATCAAGGCTTCATCACTTGCCTGCCGAATGAACAGGTGCCGCTTTACTACCTGTTCCACTGGCTGACAGAGAACGTGCAGACCTTTCAGCGAATGGCGTCTGGGGCGACGTTCAAGGAAATCAGTCGGGGCGTGTTCAAAACCATCGATTTTTTACAACCGCCAGATGAATTGGTCGGACGGTTTGAAACCTTAGCTGCCCCGATGGCCGAACAAGTTCTCGCTCTCCAACGCCAAATCCAAAACCTCCGCCGCACCCGCGACTTGCTGCTGCCGCGCCTGCTCTCCGGCCAGATCGACGTGGAGACCCTCGCATGA
- a CDS encoding DUF4268 domain-containing protein, with product MSTKKNLGKLVSVSLREAWKHEANDFTPWLAEADNLNELADALGLSELVHVATEHWVGDFKLDILCTDGDDQVIIENQLDKTNHSHLGQLIAYAAGVGAKKVIWVAESFRPEHAAALEFLNENTTDELSFFAVEVELWRIGDSPLAPKFEVVVKPNDWVKSGREQARAASSASPTKQLQQKFWMALIDRLAAKAPHIRPQKPRPQHWLNNSIGRSGFGLNITANTRDERLGVELWIPGAAAKQHFANLSAHKQDIEDKLGFELDWQELPDAMACRIATWYPHAPIEDESRWNEYLDWLTQRLVKMDQVLRPFVKALP from the coding sequence ATGAGCACGAAAAAGAACCTCGGCAAATTGGTGTCGGTATCGCTGCGCGAGGCGTGGAAACACGAAGCCAACGATTTCACGCCCTGGCTGGCGGAGGCCGACAATTTGAACGAGCTGGCCGACGCGCTGGGCCTGAGCGAACTGGTGCACGTCGCCACCGAGCACTGGGTGGGCGACTTCAAGCTGGACATTCTGTGCACGGACGGCGACGACCAGGTCATCATCGAAAATCAGCTTGATAAAACCAATCACTCGCACCTGGGCCAGCTCATCGCCTATGCAGCCGGGGTGGGCGCGAAGAAGGTGATCTGGGTGGCGGAGTCATTCCGGCCCGAGCATGCCGCCGCACTGGAGTTCCTCAACGAGAACACGACCGACGAGCTAAGTTTCTTCGCCGTCGAGGTGGAGCTGTGGCGCATTGGCGATTCGCCGCTCGCGCCAAAATTCGAGGTGGTGGTGAAACCCAACGATTGGGTGAAGTCCGGCCGCGAACAGGCACGGGCCGCGTCATCCGCGTCACCGACCAAGCAATTGCAGCAGAAATTCTGGATGGCGCTGATCGACAGGCTGGCTGCTAAGGCGCCGCACATCCGCCCGCAGAAACCCCGCCCCCAGCACTGGCTGAACAACTCCATCGGACGTTCCGGATTCGGCCTGAACATCACGGCCAACACCCGCGACGAACGGCTGGGCGTGGAACTGTGGATTCCAGGCGCGGCGGCCAAGCAACATTTTGCCAACCTCTCCGCGCACAAACAGGACATCGAAGACAAGCTGGGGTTTGAGCTGGACTGGCAGGAGCTTCCCGACGCTATGGCTTGCCGGATTGCCACCTGGTATCCACACGCCCCCATTGAGGATGAAAGCCGATGGAATGAGTATCTGGACTGGCTGACGCAACGATTGGTGAAGATGGATCAGGTGCTGCGGCCGTTTGTAAAAGCGTTGCCATGA
- a CDS encoding methyltransferase, producing the protein MNWADLVVSPCGTHHLWSNAPAYSERFDEVLKFHSPGLAPVRCAGLAWHIQPDGRPAYVRRFKRTFGFYEGLAAVVADEMAFHITPAGETAYSERYDWCGNFQEGHCPVRTSDGIYLHITQDGRPAYTERWRYVGDFRDGVAVVQSDDGLSTHINMHGVKLHDAWFEDLDVFHKGFARAKDSRGWMHINTNGRPIYERRFASVEPFYNGQSRVETLCSGLEIIDELGFTVAVLREPSRSEFAALSGDMVGFWRTQTIASAVELGVFDVLPATTTAIAQQLQMHSDRLVRLLRALSELNLIQEVSGAWRATERGSYLRRDHPLSLSHAALEFGHHFRVMWMQLPTALRREGEWSPPDIFGMLASDPKRGALHHQMLRSYARHDYSCVPAALSLFGTERVIDAGGGLGELADVLLKRYPALHLTVLDRPEVIEQASTTHPRREQITWLSGDFFGDWGTSADVVMMARILHDWDDADALRILVRARDSLPRGGRLQIVEMVLPDGDPSGALCDLHLLMVTGGRERTLAQYADLLTRSGFNLKEAKRLNALSSVLIGEAT; encoded by the coding sequence ATGAACTGGGCAGATCTGGTCGTGTCACCTTGCGGCACCCACCACCTTTGGAGCAATGCGCCCGCTTACTCAGAGCGCTTTGATGAGGTTCTGAAGTTTCATTCACCAGGCTTGGCTCCGGTGCGTTGCGCTGGTCTCGCGTGGCATATCCAACCTGATGGCAGGCCAGCCTATGTCCGCCGGTTTAAGCGGACATTCGGCTTCTATGAGGGATTGGCCGCAGTCGTGGCGGATGAGATGGCTTTCCATATCACACCCGCTGGAGAGACAGCCTATTCCGAGCGATACGACTGGTGTGGCAATTTTCAAGAGGGCCATTGTCCTGTACGTACTTCTGATGGCATCTACCTGCACATTACCCAAGACGGTCGGCCAGCCTACACCGAGCGCTGGAGGTATGTCGGTGACTTCCGCGATGGCGTTGCAGTCGTTCAGTCTGATGATGGCCTCTCCACTCACATCAACATGCATGGTGTGAAGCTCCATGACGCTTGGTTCGAAGATCTGGATGTTTTTCACAAAGGATTTGCGAGAGCCAAAGATTCGCGCGGCTGGATGCACATCAATACAAATGGTCGACCGATCTATGAGCGGCGTTTTGCCTCTGTCGAGCCCTTCTACAACGGACAGTCGCGTGTCGAAACGCTTTGCAGTGGCTTGGAGATCATCGATGAGCTTGGTTTTACCGTGGCGGTTCTGCGTGAACCAAGTCGGTCCGAGTTCGCTGCGTTGTCTGGTGACATGGTCGGTTTCTGGCGCACTCAAACCATTGCTTCTGCAGTGGAACTAGGTGTGTTTGATGTCTTGCCAGCCACTACAACCGCCATTGCCCAACAGTTGCAGATGCACTCCGATCGTTTGGTTCGCTTGCTTCGCGCCTTGAGTGAGTTGAACCTTATTCAGGAAGTTTCGGGGGCGTGGCGAGCAACCGAGCGTGGATCATATTTGCGTCGGGATCATCCTCTGTCTTTGTCACACGCAGCCCTGGAGTTTGGCCATCACTTTCGAGTGATGTGGATGCAACTGCCAACAGCTTTGAGAAGGGAGGGGGAGTGGTCACCTCCCGATATCTTTGGCATGCTGGCGTCGGACCCCAAGAGAGGAGCTCTGCATCATCAGATGCTTCGCAGTTATGCACGTCATGACTATTCATGCGTTCCCGCTGCTTTGAGTCTGTTCGGCACTGAGCGCGTGATTGACGCCGGTGGCGGGTTGGGTGAGTTGGCCGATGTGTTGTTGAAACGGTATCCCGCTCTTCATTTGACCGTACTGGATCGCCCAGAAGTCATTGAGCAAGCCAGTACGACACACCCACGGCGCGAGCAGATCACGTGGCTCTCAGGAGACTTTTTTGGTGACTGGGGCACCTCCGCCGATGTAGTGATGATGGCACGCATTCTTCACGATTGGGATGATGCAGACGCGCTTCGCATCTTGGTCCGTGCTCGCGACAGTCTGCCAAGAGGTGGACGCTTGCAAATTGTCGAAATGGTTTTGCCCGATGGCGATCCCAGCGGTGCCCTTTGCGATCTTCATTTACTGATGGTCACGGGTGGGCGCGAGCGTACCTTGGCCCAGTACGCGGACTTGTTGACTCGTAGCGGCTTCAACCTCAAGGAGGCTAAGCGCTTGAACGCTTTGTCCTCCGTTTTGATCGGTGAAGCAACGTGA
- a CDS encoding histidine phosphatase family protein — protein MNSAVKRTLRLIQSVPEGSPVALLIRHSARDDIPDRDTGIELPLNDLGIRLCQELGRELAGRVRFVRSSPVLRCVQTAKLLGQAADTDGEVILDKRLGAPGAYVLDEQVAWGNWLAHGNEGVIQHLLSGSRALPGMADPAEAANGLIEHLLECAGVEPGLHLFISHDSIVTPTVARAFGQDMPKSQWPEYLDASAFWRQQNGRVMAYRDIVQGGL, from the coding sequence ATGAACTCAGCTGTGAAGCGCACCTTGCGCTTGATTCAGTCCGTCCCGGAAGGCTCGCCTGTTGCGCTGCTCATCAGGCACTCCGCTCGGGATGACATTCCGGATCGAGACACAGGCATTGAGTTGCCACTCAATGATCTGGGCATTCGCCTATGCCAAGAGTTAGGTCGTGAGTTGGCGGGACGGGTTAGGTTTGTTCGGTCAAGCCCCGTTCTCCGGTGTGTGCAGACCGCCAAGTTGTTGGGCCAAGCTGCGGATACGGATGGAGAAGTCATATTGGACAAGCGCCTCGGCGCACCTGGTGCCTATGTTCTGGACGAACAAGTGGCTTGGGGAAACTGGTTGGCGCATGGTAATGAAGGTGTGATCCAACATCTGCTTTCAGGATCACGGGCGTTGCCCGGCATGGCTGATCCAGCCGAGGCAGCGAATGGCCTCATTGAACATTTACTTGAATGCGCTGGGGTCGAACCTGGCCTGCATCTGTTCATTTCACATGATTCGATCGTGACGCCCACAGTGGCTCGCGCGTTTGGCCAAGACATGCCCAAAAGTCAGTGGCCGGAGTACCTGGACGCTTCTGCGTTCTGGCGACAACAGAATGGTCGGGTGATGGCATATAGAGATATCGTCCAAGGTGGTTTGTAG
- a CDS encoding glycosyltransferase, whose product MKILKVIHGYPMRYNAGSEVYSQTLCHGLADRHEVHVFTREEDSFAPDYRLRTELDPDDARITLHLVNNPRNKDRYRVSGIDQRFAELLDRLQPDIVHVGHLNHLSTSLLSEAASREIPIVYTLHDYWVMCPRGQFMQTFPEDPDNLWAACDGQDDRKCAERCYSRYFSGAPDEHALDISYWTQWVGRRMSHMREMTELVDVFVAPARYLLERYRNDFSLPAAKLKYLDYGFDQKRSEGRSRASGEPVTFGYIGTHIPAKGIHDLISAFGQLRGDAVLRIWGRHRGQDTESLKALAQDLPAELVNRVEWMPEYRNQDLVRDVFDKVDAIVVPSVWVENSPLVIHEAQQARVPVITANAGGMGEYVEHEVNGLLFKHRSHHALAQQMQRLIDEPGLLGRLGQRGYLFSESGQIPPIDEHVRDIEALYESLIRRRHRTHIPSSDGPWRITFDTNPDTCNLNCVMCEEHSPHSTLQEQRKARGQARRIMPVRLIEQVIEQAVPHGLREIIPSTMGEPLAYDDFDRILELCEQHGVKLNLTTNGTFPRLGAKAWAERIVPVTSDIKISWNGATQATQEAVMIGARWDTMLRNVRDFIAVRNAHAVGGGHRCRVTFQMTFLESNVGELADIVRLAVELGVDRLKGHHLWAHFKQIESLSVRRSPASIQRWNEAVLEARQAVSERMLPNGKLLLLENIFLLHEGALTDLAPEAGCPFLGQEAWVSAEGRFDPCCAPDAQRRSLGEFGNLHEQGIIQIWNGKDYQDLKSTYRNKTLCLGCNMRKPVEGTT is encoded by the coding sequence ATGAAAATTTTGAAAGTCATCCATGGCTACCCGATGCGATACAACGCAGGCTCGGAGGTCTACAGCCAAACGCTTTGCCACGGGCTGGCAGATCGACATGAGGTTCACGTCTTCACCCGAGAAGAAGACTCCTTCGCTCCCGACTACCGTCTCAGAACGGAACTGGACCCTGACGATGCGCGGATCACTCTGCATCTGGTGAACAACCCACGCAATAAGGATCGCTACCGCGTTTCGGGAATAGATCAGCGCTTTGCCGAGCTTCTGGATCGCCTCCAGCCTGACATTGTTCATGTCGGCCATCTCAATCACTTGTCAACGTCCTTGTTGAGTGAAGCGGCCAGCCGAGAGATACCCATCGTGTACACACTTCACGACTACTGGGTCATGTGTCCACGTGGTCAGTTCATGCAGACCTTCCCGGAGGATCCAGACAATCTTTGGGCTGCCTGTGATGGTCAGGATGACAGGAAGTGTGCCGAGCGCTGTTACTCACGCTATTTCAGTGGCGCTCCCGATGAACATGCCCTTGACATCTCTTACTGGACTCAATGGGTGGGCCGACGAATGAGTCACATGCGGGAGATGACAGAGTTGGTCGATGTGTTTGTGGCGCCAGCTAGGTACCTGCTTGAGCGATATCGGAATGACTTTAGCCTGCCCGCCGCGAAATTGAAATACCTGGACTACGGCTTTGACCAAAAGCGATCTGAGGGCCGTTCACGGGCTTCGGGCGAGCCGGTGACCTTCGGCTACATCGGCACTCACATTCCCGCTAAAGGCATTCACGATTTGATCAGCGCCTTTGGTCAATTGCGCGGCGATGCCGTCTTGCGGATCTGGGGGCGTCATCGTGGGCAGGACACGGAATCGCTTAAAGCGCTGGCTCAGGACCTTCCCGCAGAGCTGGTGAATCGTGTCGAATGGATGCCTGAATATCGAAATCAGGACCTTGTTCGCGACGTCTTTGACAAGGTGGATGCGATAGTCGTGCCGTCGGTCTGGGTTGAAAACTCACCCTTGGTCATTCATGAGGCTCAGCAAGCCAGAGTGCCGGTCATCACTGCTAACGCGGGCGGGATGGGCGAGTATGTCGAACACGAGGTCAATGGTCTTCTGTTCAAGCATCGATCACACCATGCACTTGCGCAGCAGATGCAACGATTGATCGACGAACCAGGTTTGCTGGGGCGTCTGGGGCAACGTGGCTATCTCTTTAGCGAGAGTGGGCAGATCCCCCCCATTGATGAACACGTTCGAGACATCGAGGCCTTGTACGAGTCACTGATTCGGCGTCGACATCGCACGCATATTCCGTCTTCAGACGGTCCCTGGCGCATCACGTTTGACACCAATCCGGACACCTGCAACTTGAACTGCGTAATGTGCGAGGAGCACTCGCCTCACAGCACCTTGCAGGAACAGCGCAAGGCTCGTGGTCAGGCTCGTCGGATCATGCCTGTTCGCTTGATCGAGCAGGTGATTGAGCAGGCAGTACCTCATGGCTTGCGCGAAATCATTCCTTCCACCATGGGCGAGCCGCTGGCCTACGATGATTTCGATCGCATCCTGGAGTTGTGCGAACAGCACGGCGTCAAGTTGAATCTCACGACCAACGGTACGTTCCCTAGGCTGGGTGCCAAGGCATGGGCCGAGCGCATCGTGCCAGTGACATCTGATATCAAGATCTCCTGGAATGGCGCAACGCAGGCTACCCAGGAAGCCGTCATGATTGGTGCACGCTGGGACACGATGCTTCGGAACGTCCGGGACTTCATCGCCGTTCGGAATGCTCACGCAGTTGGTGGCGGTCATCGTTGCCGAGTGACCTTTCAGATGACTTTTCTGGAATCCAACGTTGGCGAGTTGGCTGACATCGTGCGGCTTGCCGTCGAACTGGGTGTGGATCGCCTGAAGGGCCATCACCTTTGGGCGCATTTCAAGCAGATTGAGAGCCTGTCGGTGCGTCGCAGTCCTGCGTCGATTCAACGGTGGAATGAGGCCGTACTAGAGGCGCGTCAGGCAGTGTCAGAGCGGATGTTGCCCAATGGCAAGCTGCTCTTGCTGGAGAACATCTTTCTTCTGCACGAGGGCGCTTTGACCGATCTTGCGCCAGAGGCGGGCTGTCCCTTCCTAGGGCAAGAGGCCTGGGTGAGTGCCGAGGGGCGCTTTGACCCTTGTTGCGCCCCAGACGCTCAGCGCCGTTCTTTGGGCGAATTCGGCAATCTCCATGAGCAAGGCATCATCCAGATTTGGAATGGCAAGGACTATCAGGACTTGAAATCGACCTATAGGAACAAGACCCTCTGCTTAGGCTGCAACATGCGCAAGCCTGTAGAAGGCACGACATGA